ggttaaagaagcattTTTAAGCACTGAgacggattgtgtatgtgtaattGACGTCAACAACCCCTCGGCCCCGCCTCAGTTTTTCCTTTAAAGGATATCTTAGCAGACTGAACATGAAATGAATAACTACATGACGTCCTAAACGGGATCCTTTGCCAGTCAGGTGTTTTCTCTCCAGAAGATGTTTGACAGACTGAAACTGAACTGATGGATACCTATTATGATGAATCTTCATGTGACCTGGCAAGAAAGTATTTTGTTATCATCCTAGTCTTGTTTTTATGCCAAATTATCATTGTGACATGAACTATGTTTGACATTTATTTGTTTGGATATACTGGAATAACGAGACTACAAACCTAATACTAATTTTAAGTGCCCAATCAAAACAAGTCTAGGGTTAATTAAACATGCTACTACCTTTGTAGAGGATATTGAATGCAACAAAAGTAgactataattaagcaataattcccaagggggtgtggtatattgccaatataccacggctaagagctgtaCGACACAACAAGAGTgctaggacacagcccttagccgtggtatattggccatatatcacaaacccctgaggtgccttattgctattataaactggttaccaatgtaattagaacagtaaaaacacatgttttgtcatacccatggtatgcggtctgatataccacggctttcagccaatcaaaattcagggctcgaaccacccagtttataataatttttttttttttaaagaatatccttttgagcatgttgaagttattaattacactttggatggtgtatcattacacgtagtcactacaaagatatagctgtccttcctaactcagttgccggtgaGGATGGAAAACCCTCAGGGATTTTGGtggctttaaaacagttacagagtttaatggctgtgataggagaaaactgaggatacatcaacattgtagttactccacaatactaacataaattacagagtgaaaagaaggaagcctgtacagaataaaatattcaaaaacatgcatcctgtttgcaataaggtcactaaagtaaaactacaaAAAATTTGGCAAAGAAAtcaactttatgtcctgaatacaaagtactatgtctggggcaaatccaacacaacacattactgagtaccactcttcatattttcaagcatgttggtggctgtatcatgttatgtatgcttgtcattggcaaggacttgGGAGTTtcttaggataaaaagaaatggaatagagctaagcacaggcaaaatcccagaggaaaacctggctcagtctgctttccaatagacactggaagacaaatgaatatttcagcaggacaataacctaaaacacattcactggagttgcttaccaagacgacattgaatgttcctgagtggcctagttacagttttaacttaaattggcttgaaaaatctatggcaagacttgaaaatggctgccgAGCAATGATCGACAAACAACTTGACAGATCATGAAtcattaaacaaataaaataatgtgcaaatattgtacaatccaggtgtgcaaagctctttgagacttacccagaaagacagctataatcgctgccaaatgtgattctaacattgactcaggggtgtgaatacttatataaattagatatttttgtatttcattttcaataagtttgcaaacatttcgaaaaacatgtcttcactttgttattatggggtattgtatgtagatgggtgagaatagTTTGTTTTTTGAAATCCATTTTGAAcacaggctgtaatacaacaaactgtggaataagttaaggggtatgaagactttctgaaggcactgtacactaCTAGGCTGTCAAGGGTGGTGCCATGCTGCCTGTCTAGTCTACTATGtaaaataatataaatatatttggaaTTCATACTTGACATAGCACTGTCATGCACGCTTACCCCTTTTCGCTGGTTGCTCAAGCAAAAGGTGCAGATAGTTCTGGGTTGCTTCCTCTCTCCATGTCCTTGCGCGCGGTACACTGCACTCAGGCACGGCTGCCCATCCTCACGCCCGTCACCAAGCACCAGAACGTTGGCCAAGTGTGAGATGTAGCTGGACGCCAACCGGAGCGTTTCAATTTTGGAGAGCTTTCTGTCCACCGGCTCCGTGGGTATGAGTGTCCGGAGCGCGGTGAAGGCGGTGTTGACGCTCTGGGTCCGGTCTCGCTCCCTGGCGTTGGCTGTGTTGCGCTGTTTGACCACAACAACCCCACCGACTCCCACCATGCGGGAAAGCTGCCGACAAGTCTTATCTGAAGAGGCACAGCATTCATAGCTCTGGTCAGAGCTGCCGTCGCTCTCGCTGCGGTTCTCCTCGTCGTCCGAGATCATGTTGAGATCAGGAGGGTAAGAGGAGAAGGGGTGAGTTGCCACCGGCCGAAGCATTGTAAAAGCCATTATAAACTAAAGTATAACACAATTACAATGAATTTAGTATTGCTTAGATAATAAGCCTACAGTTTAATATGTGCTCATGGACAGCCGTTGAGGTCAGAACTTGCATAGGAATACCCCCTCGAATAGGAAAAAATTGTTTTGACATATCCTTATAGTATGGTGTTGCCGGATAGTTAACATTGAGTGCTTGAGTAAGCTCTTATAGCCAGCCCACTGTAGCTTAGCAGAAGGGGAGGGGTTGTTTGGGACATGCAAACCAATCTGTCCAAATGGACCAATTAGGCTACAGTCCAACAGGAACCATAGCCCTTCAAAATTATATTATAGACTATAAACAACTATTATTATTTTAATAGGTCAGTATAATTTTAATAACTTGAAGCATTATTTGCATGATATGGTGAAGCAAATACAAATGggaattaaataaataattatctagCCAAGTTCTTCAACTCCTCCATGGAGTTGAGCCCAGACTAGAGTTTTTTAAATGAACCTCAGACTCCTTGGAGTCGATACGCTTTGACCCTTCGTGT
The window above is part of the Salvelinus fontinalis isolate EN_2023a unplaced genomic scaffold, ASM2944872v1 scaffold_0043, whole genome shotgun sequence genome. Proteins encoded here:
- the LOC129842489 gene encoding transcription factor 15-like, yielding MAFTMLRPVATHPFSSYPPDLNMISDDEENRSESDGSSDQSYECCASSDKTCRQLSRMVGVGGVVVVKQRNTANARERDRTQSVNTAFTALRTLIPTEPVDRKLSKIETLRLASSYISHLANVLVLGDGREDGQPCLSAVYRAQGHGERKQPRTICTFCLSNQRKGGKDGRGCLKMRGASALRMSRK